Part of the Xiphophorus couchianus chromosome 8, X_couchianus-1.0, whole genome shotgun sequence genome is shown below.
CCTCAGACCAAGGGAACATCATCATTCGGTAAGCGCCGGAACAAGACGCACACCCTGTGCCGTCGTTGTGGAGCCAAGGCCTATCATCTGCAGAAGTCTTCCTGCGGCAAGTGTGGCTACCCCGAGAAGCGCAAGAGAAAGTGTAAGTTATGTAGGATATATTGTATATCCCATGTTGGGGATCTTTTAGCTTAAACTTCACTTAATAGGTACTTTCTGTATATCTCtaggatttcttcttttttttttaacaaagtagGATCTTACTTTGATTCTAGACAACTGGAGCGCTAAGGCTAAGAGGAGGAACACCACTGGAACCGGCCGTCTGAGGCACCTGAAGGTTGTCTACCGCAGATTCAGGTGAGGCGTGCCAGTGGGGAAAAACGCATGTTCAATTTAgatcacagtaaaaaaaacaagtgattttgttgtggggaaaaaagtaacaaGATGTCAGATTAAAACATAGTTTCCTCTGTTTAAACACAGAGTGCATCGACATTTAGCTTCCTCTGTGTTCCTCTCTTAAGTTGGAGCTAAAGTATCTTAATGAGTgtgtgcacaaaaaaaagatgactaataatttttgttaaaaaaaagaagttggcCCAATGAGACTGGGATATTACTAAAATGTTCACTGACAGTGTTTTGTTGACATCACAAATTGTTGGGTTGGAGAAACACTGTCAAACTGAAACTAATTGCAAACACTGGGGGTTGTTGATATTCCCTGCAGGGAATATAAGCAAGATTCCTCCTGCTAACTTTTAATTCACAGAGAGGTTAAGACTTGCATACAAATAGACACTGTTGCATGGTTTTATTCATTATAACAGAAATGTTAAACCAGAATTTTGGGATATTAGGCAGAATTTCTAACCATATTGTTTACGTCTTTCGAGTTTGGTTTTAGTGTGAACATTctaaacaaaaactttgatAAAAACGGTTTTAACTAAACAAATTTGTTTCCTGGAGGGGATGTAAGAGTTTTTCCTAGTTTACCTAGAGATGgctctaaactaaatattcGAGGGGAAATGATCAAACAGGTAGACTGCAAGGACggtttatctattttatttactttagtcATAAACAGAAAACCTCAGCCATTCATCTAGAAATCCCACTTCCATTTAAAGTTTGACATGCAGCATAATTTAGTATTGTGCTCTCCACTTTACTACTGTATTAGAAATGCCACATACCATTTGTGGAAAGGGGAATCTGATTATccatttaagacaaaaagaTTAACTCCTGGAAAAACCTGATGCTGAACTTCATGACCTTTGATggagaaataaacaatatttagattaggagaaaaaaattttttttggatTCCCTTTAGAGaagagcaacattttattttcatatgcaCAATTGCTAGTTGCTTTAAATAtcttgcagatttttaaaaaaaatatattagttcATTTAAAGTATTGGTAATTTATGAACAACTTGcccttttaataaaaaatcttatttgTTGCTAATTGAACTTTAGAAGATTGACAACATATtctggcaaaacaaaacatttatttccaaacaaTTAACTTCAGGAAATTGGGAGGGAAAATTTCTTCTAAGTGTAAATCGTGTCAATAGTTATTCATAGTTTTatacttttgacaaaaaatagaAGATTATTGTTTTTGCAAGGAAGTGAAGCTATTTGATTATTCATTACCTAATTAtcctgagggggcggggctaacCTGACAGTTTGTGTGACATTAGATCATGGCGTAAATGTATGTTAATTTACTCTAAGCATGCTGTATCAGTCTTGTTGGTTGTTTTGCAGCAAGATCACCCCTGTTCTTAAAGGAAATGGTGCCtggcatttttattattttgaagtagGAATAACAAATATCCTCAATGTCCTTAGTTATCAACCTTTACAAACTGACACACCTGAACAGTAACCAGTATCATGAGTTTAAGTTAATGTAAAATGGCTttaactttgtttgttttttatcattattttgcaGGAATGGTTTCCGGGAAGGCACTACCCCCAAACCCAGACGTGCTGCAGTGGCTGCCTCCAGCTCATCctaaatgaatcatttttggtttaataaatGTGATGATAAATTGGAGTTTCAGTGTTGTgtcttttttcaattttgtctGGAGTCAGATGGGCAGGGGGTGAATCAGTTTGAGGCCAGAACTTTGTGGGTGGCCCAGTGGTATCTGGTTTTCAGATTCTGATTTAGACTAACTTTATTTGGATTTGTCTACAAAGTATTTCTCCAGGAGACTGCTAGTAGTTTTTAGAATACAAGAACTTGCTGTACCAGTGCTTCTCAGTAATTATTTCATGGATTACATGTAGAGGGAACAGACACAGACTTTAAGTGTCCTAATCTTTAAATTCTTTGAGCATAGAGATAATTACCGTAGTCTGATTGCAAATATAAGACAACACCAATTTGTTTCAAAGTTGGAAATGGGATTAAACCCAAATGCATCCATACGGGATGAATCTGAGGTTTGATATTAGACTGCTGCATTtagtatgttttcttttttcacattaaagataaattattGTCTTTAATAAAAGGTAAATTCAATTTTAAGGTCTGAattcttaaaaatgtgttcCTTTATTTCACCTCCATGCAGAACACACCGTCATTGGCCCCATGTTTATATGGGTAACGTCTAATTATTAGCTTATGAAATGtatcccttttttaaaattgaaaatataagTGGTCTCAGttaaaaatctcaaatgtttgtgctaaaaGTACAATTAAAATCTTGTCAACACTTTAAAGTTGAGCAAAATAGCATTTATAATGATGCCTTTGTACTCcatatttattataattgtAAATGTACAATTATAGTAAAGCtctaaataagattttaaatctCATCTTGCAAAAATAAAGCATGTTAACAGTTTACTGATAACATCCTTTAAAGGTTTCTGTAGTTTAGTTTTTGACTTTGGATCTCGAGTAAAGTCATCCATTTATGATTTGATTTGCACAACACTAACAGTTTatgcagccagcagcagcttttggGCAGAAATTGCttcaacacacagagaaaacatcCCTGCTCTGCTGAGCTGAGGACGTTGAGTCTGCATTTTGCTCTTGCTTATCTGCCAGGGATGAATTTCCTTCAGGTTGAGGCAGCAGCCATGTTTATGTGATCTGGAAAGATACAGCTGGAAGATGATTTTGGGCGGGGGGAGGCtatgaaataagtaaatatttataaagcactaAACAATGCTGAAACTTCTCCGAAGACGACCGTCTGTTTACAAGTGAgtcaaatgatttaattttatgagTAAGGCTGGAAAATGTCAGCGGAGGCAACCATATAAAGAAAAGCAACTTTCCTCCAAAGTGACCTAActttggtaaagaaaaaaacagatgtgttACTTGAAACAGGAAACCAACAGATTACACATAAAGATGCCAAAGGTTTTccaacaaatgtaaatattttatctgctgaGATCTGGCAAGCTGACCTCTAACCTCAGTCTGGTTTCAGTCACAGATAAGCCCAGCAGAATTTTCCAACATTCCTCTGCATACTGGTGCCTGGTTTCTCTGTTTTACACAACCAGGACACTCCTCCACCTCTGGCAAAGTAGTGCTTCTGGCCAGCCTCTAGTTTCAAGTTGTTCCCATTACTTAGACTACTATCTATTTTACTGTCTTTCTGGTAGATTGCTGCAATCATTGCAAATGCCAAACTTTAAGATATAAGTTAAAGGTAAAACATAATACTTTTGGTGTATACATGCACTTAGTTGATGTTAGGTTAGTGAAtaattgagaaaatgtttgtaaaagtgCAATAAATGGAAAtctaaaaaaccaaaaactttatTGCTTTATTGGGCAATAAATAATTTGCCAGGAAGAAGGATTGAGACTCGTTACATTCCACCAGCAGGAGGCAATAAAGAGCGGTTCTCTGCGGCCACCGTTCAGTCTCCTTTTCCCATCTGGTGGGAGGTGGTGGGACAGCAGTTCTCAGAAATAGGAGGCAACTGGACAGCTCGTCCAGTTGCTCTCTCTCCGTCCTTCAGCTGCTGAATCTCCTTCCTCTGACTCTCAGCCTGTCTGCTGGATTATTGCCCTTCTCCTGCTGTTCTTCACATTGGAATGACATCCTCCTGAACTGAGGCTGCTGTAATGAGAGGTAAGCGTATCCTGCTGCAGCCCCTGTTTGTGCCCCTCTTGTATCAGCATGTACTAGGATCTCAAACTATGGTCAGTGTAGTTATTACCTCTATGGTCTCCATGTGTTGAGTTGTTAAAACTGATTtaatcctttctttttttctctctttctctctctccaaagCCTCTATCCTTGGATCAGTTTGTGCTCTCCTCTTGCTCCTGCGGGAGCCCGGATGCCGGGGAGATGAGGTTACAACCAGCACAGGTGGGTAGGAGGTTAGTGGGTTAGAACCCGCGACGTTAGTCTCAGAGGAACTGGGcaaagaggcagaaaaacacacGTGGAGTTTAAAGCGAAGCTCTTTAAGAGGGATCTTTGTGATCCCTCTTGGTTTTGTTAGTTCTTAATCTGAACATGACAGATTAGGCTGGTGTGGGAGTATCAGACATTCCTGGAGCCAAGAAAACAAAGGCATGTCTTGGCAGGTAGAGTCCTGGTGTTTTAGCAACTTGATGCAATTGCCTGTGCAAGTTTGACACAATTGTCTTATTGAGCTTTTAAGTAAGATGCAAACCAAAAGGGGGAAAGTTCTGATGTTATAATTATCGTCGTCGAATAATATCTGTTCAAAAATCAACTTAGTGgataattctgaaattaaaggaAGCATGATCCTGGTGCTATTTCAAAAATATCATATGCAAAGATTGTCACTGAGAAAATGTTGGTTTCGTGGatagtttcattttcttttaacagttgaaatcaaaaagcaaaacaaaaggaaaatcttTTTCATCATCTACTTATTGTCATTTGTTTTGCCCTGACTTCATTTGATGTGATTCAATCTGTAAGCAGAATCACTGCATTGGGAATTATGGAGGACAATTACTGCCAAGCAAATTAGTCGCATGGGAAATTCTAACACCTATTCTCTTAAAGTcttctaaataaacaaataaatcaataaaatacctCAGGCCAAATAGCCATAAATCTGAATTTCATGCATCCAAGCAGAATGCAAGCACAATTTCAGCTTTTAGCAAACATTCGTAATTGGGGGGAATTCCAAGTATTTGTTCATCTTAGGCAAACTTTTCCAGTCCATCTTGCACAGACACATCCCCCTCTCACTCTCTGCGTGCCATCTCGCTCTGAATCGTTTTACCTGTCACGCATTTCTCATCTTCTTCACTTCCTAATCTGATTCCATCATCTGTCGTGCGTTGTCTGATGCATTTCTTTCCAGATGAAATCACTGTTTTTGCCATTAAATGGAGCGACTCATCTCAGAAGACTCTGTTTGTGGTTCATTTCAGGTGAAACTGAACCGAGATTCGAACCTTTGTTGACCCGAGAAATCAGATAGTCTTCGTGTGAGTTTACATAGTTGTCAGGTGTGATTCCTGGTTGTGATAAGGCTCAGAGAGAGGGGTGATGGAGGAGGTGTCTCTTTGCATGAACAGTGAACTCTATAAAACcaccttcacagaacagatgtTCAGGTGTTTGGATATTTCATGGTTCACCACCCATCTCTTCCTGTGAGCATATCTACAGATTCATGCAGGGTGATGCAGTGCTTTAGGCAATGATTTATAAAAGTTTCTGTCATCCCACAACAAGCATGTGTGAACCAGTTAATTTATGCCACAGAACCCGTCCTCTTTGTTTCTCGCCTTTCTTCTGTCCGCAGACAAACAATGGGCTTTTCATGTGGGTTGTGTTATACAAGTCAAGTGAAGCCGCCTGCTTCACTTGActtgtaaaaaagaaagttaatgATTATTCCTAAGTGTGTGTTATCTTCCGCTACGTTAAATCCTCCATCAATATGCAGCTTGTCTGAATCCACCGACTGGTAACAGTAGGAAGCTGTTAGGTAACGCAGTCTGGGTGCCGGCGCCACTGCAGCTAACTAATCAAGTCATTGTGTTGATATTGTTGgattagaaagaaaactaaaggGGGGGAAAATCAATTTTGTCTCATGTGTGGGAATGTTGTGTACTGTTCCAAGGCGGTTCTGCAAGGATGAGAGTGAGTGGGCAAATGTTTGGCGGCTGCTTAGATGTTGAGTTTGTGCTACAtagaaaccaaataaaaaaaaagaaagaaagaaacattgaaACTTACGGTGGAATGAAGTGTTCATaccccttaaactttttttaatcgAATACAAAAAAGTACATGTATGccacatgtttcacatttttatttgccaaaaaaaaaaaacaacttgaaaaatgataaatcattttcattcaatttTATGCATACTCTCTACCCccagaagtttgtggttgtaaagtaaTAAACGTAAGGCTGTCGTCTACCTGCAGACTGAGGGAACATTTTCAGCTATGAACCTCTGCACCTTTCtcacaataaaacctttttctcaTCGTCtaaatcagtggttctcaaatgggggtacgcgtacccctgggggtacatggaggtactgcagggggtacgtgaagcttttcaaaatatctttaaaaaatcagtaggctcctcataataagtcttgggaaaaattattttgtaaaaagttcgataaaatataaatgtgtgttcatgcactgaattttatattcagtatttagtttcaatatcctttaaaataaaacggaccCCCCCACCAAGTTAGTTTGACCCATGGACCCAGGGCACTCGTCAACGACCTGTCGTTATTATGATTACACTGTATCTATGGAGACGTGGCTAAAGCGTAGCAgcaatgctgctgaaagtatagataaagtgaaaaagacgGCACTGTACCTCTTGTttgttccaaaaatgttttgccagtGTCatggggtacttgactaaaaatatatttttaagggggtacatcactgaaaaaagtttgagaaccactggtctaaaTGGTAGAACTTTGGTTTAGAGGTCTATAAATTACAACTGATTTGAATTAATGTACATGAAACACAGTCATGATTAATTTGGAAAGTTTACTGTTTGGCTCAATAAACCACAGGAGAATAAGTCACATAGTTTTATAACATTGTTTAGCAGACGTACTGTAGTCAGTTTGTCACAGTTTatcattttcttctctgtttgtcAGACATGATGTGTAAGAAATGGTCTACAAACcccaaaaccaaataaatatgCTGTTTTAGATCAAACTAACTTCTGATCGCTGGATCCAGTTTTCATCTTGTATACTATTTTTCTGCCTCTCCTTTCATATTGTCTAGTCATTAGAAATTAATGAAGTTTTCCCTTGAAATAGTCTTGGCTTTAAAGGAAGGCGTTCATGTTTGCTCAAAGGAGAGTACTGTTGTATTCAGTATGTTAAAGAAGCCATCCAACTCCTGTTAAATACCTATTTTTACCGTAGCTTTGGCTAATTTTACGCACAgttattgttctgttttctttcacagtCGAGATTGTCTTACTGGTTTACgaacaaaaatggaatttaaTTAAACTAGGAACAAAAGGAAAGTCAGAGTGCGATCCTGTTGAGGGTTGAGATAAAATGCTAATCCCTGAAGCTCACAAGACTTCACATCTGTCTCCGAAACATATCTGTTGTGTGTGAAGTTGGAAGAGTTATCGCAGGCTTGACCCGAACAGATGGTGCTGTAGGAAGTAAGTTAGTGTTAAGTAATGAGAACTGCTTTCTGTTCCCCAccctttggctttatgtgatggttcaaaaatgtttgtgtgtttgtcatGTTGCCTGATTTTTGTGACGGAAAAAAATTGACCATGATGAATCTTTTCAAAAATCATTCCCACCTTTAACGTGGCAAGTATGCTGCAACCTCAgcattttgtgttatttggttTGGAGTATCAGCATTCCACAGCTTGACTTGGCAAGATTAGATTAGATTGGCGTTCATAGACTTGCATTTCCTTTAATTCTGGTGTAAccgttttttgtgtgttgttcttttaacTTGCTTATCAC
Proteins encoded:
- the rpl37 gene encoding large ribosomal subunit protein eL37; this translates as MTKGTSSFGKRRNKTHTLCRRCGAKAYHLQKSSCGKCGYPEKRKRKYNWSAKAKRRNTTGTGRLRHLKVVYRRFRNGFREGTTPKPRRAAVAASSSS